Proteins encoded by one window of Castor canadensis chromosome 2, mCasCan1.hap1v2, whole genome shotgun sequence:
- the LOC109675633 gene encoding olfactory receptor-like protein OLF3 codes for MGQETTNQTWVSEFILLGLCSDWGTQVVLFVLILAMYLVTIVGNSLILILIRLDSRLHTPMYFFLSVLSFVDLSYGNSFAPQTLVHLLSAQKRIPFKSCVLQLCASLGLGGSEFFLLAVMAYDRYVAVCYPLHYTVIMHGGLCLGLAAGCLVAGFSNSLMETIITFQLPLCHNVLNHFACETLAVLRLACGDISFNKVMVAISGFLVIILPCSLVLLSYARIVAAILCIRSAHGRHKAFGTCASHLTVVCMCFGATVFIYLGPRSASSENKEKMVALFYAVVAPMLNPLIYSLRNKEVKAALGKLLEKFR; via the coding sequence ATGGGGCAGGAAACTACCAACCAGACATGGGTGAGCGAGTTCATTCTGCTGGGCCTGTGCAGTGACTGGGGCACTCAGGTCGTCCTCTTTGTCTTGATCCTGGCCATGTACTTGGTGACTATTGTGGGGAATTCGCTCATTCTCATTCTGATAAGACTAGACAGCAGGCTTCAtactcccatgtacttcttcctgagTGTTCTGTCCTTTGTAGACcttagttatggaaacagctttgCCCCACAAACACTGGTCCACTTGCTCTCAGCACAAAAGCGCATCCCGTTCAAGAGTTGCGTGCTCCAGCTCTGTGCTTCCCTGGGATTGGGTGGATCTGAGTTCTTCCTGCTGGCAgtcatggcctatgaccgctatgtcgCAGTGTGCTACCCACTGCACTACACAGTCATCATGCATGGAGGGCTGTGCCTGGGGCTGGCTGCTGGCTGCTTGGTGGctggcttctccaattcactgaTGGAAACAATCATCACTTTCCAGCTTCCCCTGTGTCACAATGTTCTGAATCACTTTGCCTGTGAGACCCTAGCAGTGCTTCGACTAGCCTGTGGGGACATCTCCTTCAACAAGGTCATGGTGGCCATCTCAGGATTTCTGGTGATCATTCTTCCCTGTTCCCTGGTTCTGCTCTCCTATGCTCGTATAGTTGCTGCTATTCTGTGCATTCGCTCTGCTCATGGACGTCACAAAGCCTTTGGGACCTGTGCCTCCCACCTCACTGTGGTCTGCATGTGCTTTGGAGCTACAGTCTTCATCTACTTGGGGCCACGCTCTGCCTCTTctgaaaacaaggagaaaatggTTGCTCTGTTTTATGCTGTGGTGGCACCCATGTTGAACCCCTTGATCTACAGCTTGAGGAACAAGGAAGTTAAGGCTGCTCTTGGGAAACTTCTAGAGAAATTCAGATAA